The window TTGAGGAGCGCAGCCAGCTGATCCTGTATCTCGACGCACCGCTCGTGCTCCCGTATTGCTTCATCGGGAATCGGCTTCCCGAACATATAGCTCATGGTCTTGTCGGTCTGGTACCCTTTGTACCCGCACCCGATATCGATCACCACTAAGTCGCCCTTCTTCAGTTTCCGTTCCCGGCAGCCCATCAGCGGAACGGACGGGTGCATACCGAAGATGCCGCCAGGGGTATTGACACACGTGGGAGAGATGGAACTCGTGCCAAACCCGATCTGGCCGAGCAGCATCTCGTTGAACATACCGAACCGGATGATACCCTGGTGGCCCTCCTTTACCATGAGAGAGTAGAGATCGCAGGTGAGTTCGACCTCATCGATCCCTTCTACCAGCATACCGGGAATGCAGTCTTCAAGCACGTGGCGGTGAATTTTCCCCGCATGTTCCATCAGGGAAAGTTCATACCGGCTCTTCACAGACCTGACTGCTGAAACCTGTTCATCGACTGACTTTACGTTCGTAAATGGCAGGTATTTCTGCAACCGCTGGAGCTGAGCGATCGGCATTGTGTCGGTTTCAAGATACACGGTGGACGGAAGATTTCCCATTCCCGCAGCTACGTCCCGGTAGCTCTTCATATTCCGGATGTCCGGAAAGAGCGACTCTGCCAGTCCCCGCTCAAAACTCTGCCGTACCCAGAAGACGGCATCGCCTGCCTGTGGGATGAGCAGGAGTCCGTCTTGCATCGTGCCCGTGAAATAGTAGAGGGGGATCTTGCCAACAATGGCTGCAAGCTCCCAGCCGGGACAGGTACTATCCATCCGGGCCCGGAAACGCTTCAGCCGGTCTTCGAGTTCGGTGAGCGGAACTTTCATGTGGATAAAAATGGGGCTTAAGGGATGATAAGAATAATGAAATCTGCCGGGAATCCGGGGTTATGGTATTAGTAAAAAGGTTAAATCGGGAATTTTATTTCCTTTTGCTTTTCTCTGCTTCCCATCGTTCCATAACGGTCGGTCCATCGATAAACACGAGCCCGTGCTTTCTCGCATAGCGCTGTGCATCTTCTTTTGACAGCGCATAGCCGGACTCATCGTCAAGCATCTCACAAATCGTGACTGCCGGTGTGATTCCCGCCATCTCGGCCATCGCGATCGAGAGCTCGGTCTGGCCTTTCCTCACATCAAGAAGCCCGTCCGCTGCCCTGAGAAGGGCCATATGGCCCGGTGTGCGGAATGTTTCGTGGAAACTCACATCGCCACCATTGAGCGCACGCTTCACCTGCTCGGCGATCGCGTTGACCGTCAGGGTCCGGTCGCGATCGGTGATACCCGTGAATGTATTCCGGTGGTTCACCCAGAGTGAGAAGGAGGAGTGATTCTTCCGGTCGTACGGGATGTCGCCATCCCGTTCCGCAACCGCAATTGCCCTTAGGGCATCGCTGGCAAACGGGAGGCCGAGCCGCTGGGCTGCAACCGGGTGGACTGCCGTGCAGATCAGCCCGCCGCCATCCTTGCGCATCCGCAGGATATCTTTTGGGGTGACTGAGTCGGAGCGGATCGCAAAATCCGTCTCGCCTTCCCGATCTGCGAAATCATAGAGAAGGATAAATTTCCCATCACGCAGCGCTGCAAGCGCCTCATCGATCACGGCCCCACCTCGACGCTGACGCTGTCCGAGTCCTCGACACCGAGTTTCCTGCGAAGTGCCATCGGTGCTATCACTTCTATAATGTCCTCGGGGTAGTGAGTTCTGCCGGGCACAACAATTCCGCAGGAAATCGTGCCAATCCGGCACGCAATGCATTTCGCATCGCCGAAGGTCCGGCCGTCCGTTGAGAATCCCTTGATGCGTGTCCACTCGAGCGCATCGATCTTCTTGCGCACCGCGATGCTGGAAGGAGAGAGGCGGATGTTGAGCGTGCCAGGGTAGGGCTCAAATCCAAGATGGGTATTGAACTGTTCCTTGTAAGAGGCAAGGCTCATGTAATATTTTCCCTCGCCGATGCCAGAAACTACAGCGCCATTCAGCACATAGGACTTGCCACCCTCAGTAAAGATACGGGAATATTCCTGGTGTTCCCTGCGGAGTTCATCCTCACCATGCTTGGTCAGGGTAACATGCTGGCCGTCAGAGGCAAGGGTCCGGCTGATGAGCCCCTGCGTTTCAAGCCCTTTGAGTCGCCGCGATGCGGTCTGCTGGCTGATCGCAAGCATCGTACCGATGCTTTGCGTGGAGACAAAGACGGGGCCCTTGCAACCGCCACGCAGTGCAATGGCCTTGAGACACTGGAGATCTTCAGCAGGTATCATACTTATCAAAATTGAGTTGCTCCCTATTTATGAGTTGCCCTCCGGGAAATCCTCCGTCGGGGTTCGTTCACTGTCGAAGCCACGTTCGCTAATTATATAACTCAACGGGTCTTTGTTAATAAGCATGAAATCCGGAAAGCGGAACCAGCTCGCTGAAAAGATGGCTGGTGAGATTACGCTGTCGGACTCACCGGGGCATGCGCTGAAAAAATGGCGCATGAACTTCGAGATCGCACCCGGCGTCTTATCAGAACGCCTTGGTGTCTCACCGTCCGTAATCAGTGATTACGAGAGCGGAAGGAGGAAAAGCCCCGGAACCGCCGTTGTCGGCAAGATTGTCGATGCACTCCTCACCTCTGATGAGGA of the Methanomicrobiales archaeon HGW-Methanomicrobiales-1 genome contains:
- a CDS encoding peptidase M24; its protein translation is MHMKVPLTELEDRLKRFRARMDSTCPGWELAAIVGKIPLYYFTGTMQDGLLLIPQAGDAVFWVRQSFERGLAESLFPDIRNMKSYRDVAAGMGNLPSTVYLETDTMPIAQLQRLQKYLPFTNVKSVDEQVSAVRSVKSRYELSLMEHAGKIHRHVLEDCIPGMLVEGIDEVELTCDLYSLMVKEGHQGIIRFGMFNEMLLGQIGFGTSSISPTCVNTPGGIFGMHPSVPLMGCRERKLKKGDLVVIDIGCGYKGYQTDKTMSYMFGKPIPDEAIREHERCVEIQDQLAALLKPGAIPSELYTTVMEGLEPEFLNNFMGFGKHKVKFLGHGIGLWIDEMPVIAQGFDEPLQEGMVFALEPKKGIPKIGLVGIENTFIVTPQGGRSITGKSRGLVEVY
- the ribB gene encoding 3,4-dihydroxy-2-butanone-4-phosphate synthase — translated: MIDEALAALRDGKFILLYDFADREGETDFAIRSDSVTPKDILRMRKDGGGLICTAVHPVAAQRLGLPFASDALRAIAVAERDGDIPYDRKNHSSFSLWVNHRNTFTGITDRDRTLTVNAIAEQVKRALNGGDVSFHETFRTPGHMALLRAADGLLDVRKGQTELSIAMAEMAGITPAVTICEMLDDESGYALSKEDAQRYARKHGLVFIDGPTVMERWEAEKSKRK
- a CDS encoding riboflavin kinase, producing MIPAEDLQCLKAIALRGGCKGPVFVSTQSIGTMLAISQQTASRRLKGLETQGLISRTLASDGQHVTLTKHGEDELRREHQEYSRIFTEGGKSYVLNGAVVSGIGEGKYYMSLASYKEQFNTHLGFEPYPGTLNIRLSPSSIAVRKKIDALEWTRIKGFSTDGRTFGDAKCIACRIGTISCGIVVPGRTHYPEDIIEVIAPMALRRKLGVEDSDSVSVEVGP